TCCAGCCCGATCTTGACCGAGGAGCCGTAGGGCAGGCTCTGGATGGCGTCCAGCATGGGCTTGCTGACCTGGATCTCTTCGAGCTGCGAGAGGATGGATGCGGGAATGGTGCACACGCACCAGTCGGCGCGGGCCTTGAGCACATTGTCCGGGTCACTCCTGTCTTTGTAGCTGATGGTGACGCCGTCCGCGCCCTGCTCGATGCGCACCACCTGCGAGCGCAGCCGTATCACGTCCTTGAGCTCGCGCGCGAAGGCCTGGGCCAGCATGTCCATGCCGCCCTTGGGCTCGAACATCGTGGTCGCGAACTCGTGCATGTTGAAGACGCCCAGCATGCTCCATAGGTTGGTGCCGACCAGGTCCTTCAGGCCTATGGGCTGCGATGGCTGGGCCACCGGCATCAGGCCGCCGCCCGGCTCCACGGCGTAGCCGCGGGCCATGCTGGCCTGCATGTTTTTGGTGTAGCGGTATTCCTTGTCGAGAAAACCCCAGTCCTTCAGGCTGGCCAGCAGCTTTTGCGCGTCCTCACCCGAGACCGCTTCGTCCAGCGCGTTCTGGCGCACGCTCTTGGCCAGCAGCTCGGCCACGTTTCCGCGCACGTCGCTGTAGACCTCGTGCGCGCGCACCGGCTTGCCGCCGAGCTCGCCGTCGGCATGCAGGTAGGCGTTGTGGTTGAACATGTTGAAGGGCTCGATCTCCACGCCCAGCTTCTTGTAGTAGTCGAGCAGCGCCACATGGTGGTAGGGCACGCGCCAGGGGCCGGGGTTGAGGTAATTGCCCTTGGCGAACTGCACTTTCTGCACGCTGCCGTCGATTTCCTCGACGCTGTCGCCGCCGCGCAGCGTGTAGCAGCGCCCGCCGGCGCGGTCCTGGTATTCAAGGATCTGCACCTGGTAGCCGGCGCGGCGCAGCTCGTAGGCCGCGACCATGCCAGCCAGGCCCGCGCCCAGGATGACGACGGAAGCGCCTTGTTTGGCGCCTTCCAGCTTGATCGGCCCGTGGTACTGGTATTGGTCGCTCTGGGCGGCAAAGCCCAGCGTAGTCATCGCCTGGTACATCGCCGCACCGCCCGCCACCTTGCCTATGGTGGCCAGCAACTGCCGGCGGCTGAAGGGCAGGCGAGCACCCGCATGCCTCAAAGTGGTGTCGTTCATGGCTCCCGCCATCTCCATGATTTGCATTTGCTACCTCTGAATTGCATTGCCCGCTGCGGGCCTGGGGCGCCCGCCCCGCGGGGCCGAGATGGCCGAAATGGAGTGGCTGCCGGAGATTTCATTCTCGGCAGCGCAGCCGCTCGCGCTTGTAGGACTAGCGGAAGTCCGGCAGTCAGAGGGCGGCGCATTCCGGGCGCAAGCGGCGCGCGCTGCCGCTCACCGCGCAGGTGCCTGGTCGAAGCCGATCTGCTCGGCCATCCGGCGCGCGGCGCCGAGCTGGCGCGCAATCGTGGACAGGGGCGTGGCATCGGCCTTGAAGCCGCCGTGCGAGCCCAGCATGGCCTTGAGCTCGGCGTTGTCGAACTTGAACTTGCGCACCACCGGCCAGTCGTTGTTGCGGTTGGCAAACAGGTTCTGCCCCTGGGAGCTGGCCAGGTAGTTCAGGAATTCGCGCGCCTGCGCGGGGTGTTTGGCATGGCGCGCCAGCGCCGCGCCCGACACGTCCACGTGCGTGCCCCAGCTGCCTTGGTTGGGGAAGCTCACCGCCAGCGCCCGGGCCGCGTCGCGGTCGGAGCGCACGTCCGACTGCATCAGGCGCGCCAGCTCGGCCTGGCCTACCA
The DNA window shown above is from Comamonas sp. NLF-1-9 and carries:
- a CDS encoding flavin monoamine oxidase family protein; protein product: MNDTTLRHAGARLPFSRRQLLATIGKVAGGAAMYQAMTTLGFAAQSDQYQYHGPIKLEGAKQGASVVILGAGLAGMVAAYELRRAGYQVQILEYQDRAGGRCYTLRGGDSVEEIDGSVQKVQFAKGNYLNPGPWRVPYHHVALLDYYKKLGVEIEPFNMFNHNAYLHADGELGGKPVRAHEVYSDVRGNVAELLAKSVRQNALDEAVSGEDAQKLLASLKDWGFLDKEYRYTKNMQASMARGYAVEPGGGLMPVAQPSQPIGLKDLVGTNLWSMLGVFNMHEFATTMFEPKGGMDMLAQAFARELKDVIRLRSQVVRIEQGADGVTISYKDRSDPDNVLKARADWCVCTIPASILSQLEEIQVSKPMLDAIQSLPYGSSVKIGLEFNRRFWEEDERIYGGISYTSLPIEQISYPSTGYLSSGPAVLLGSYTYENTNSYRFTAMPPEERVRLAVEWGSRIHPQYKKEFRNGVALAWHRMPWIHGCYGLWNDDLRAAHYNDLAAIDGRIVLAGEHVSYIPAWQEGAILSSLDAITRLHAKASA